Proteins found in one Campylobacter lari genomic segment:
- the secG gene encoding preprotein translocase subunit SecG: MTTLLIILQFAIVVIICIAVLLQKSSSIGLGAYSGSNESLFGAKGPAGFLAKFTFVMGVLLIANTIALSYMYNNANSNSLAEKAEQILPKAPETNTTNIPVAPSAPVSENNTSK; this comes from the coding sequence ATGACTACACTTTTAATTATTTTACAATTTGCAATTGTTGTGATTATTTGTATTGCGGTTTTATTACAAAAAAGTTCCAGTATAGGACTTGGAGCTTATAGTGGAAGCAATGAAAGTTTATTTGGAGCAAAGGGTCCTGCAGGATTTTTAGCTAAATTTACTTTTGTAATGGGTGTTTTACTTATTGCTAATACAATTGCTCTTAGCTATATGTATAATAATGCTAATTCTAACTCGCTTGCTGAAAAAGCAGAACAAATTTTGCCAAAAGCGCCTGAAACAAACACGACTAATATTCCAGTTGCACCAAGTGCCCCAGTTAGCGAAAACAATACTAGCAAATAA
- the frr gene encoding ribosome recycling factor — protein sequence MLNEIYTKQKQQSDKSLEVLKKDFTTIRTGKVNINILDHVHVDYYGSATPLNQVATVLATDASTISITPWEKSMLKAIESAIAAANIGVNPNNDGESVKLFFPPMTREQREENAKNAKAMGEKAKVAIRNIRKDANDAVKKLEKDKAISEDEAKKAYDEVQKQTDSYTAKVDELVKNKEAELLKV from the coding sequence ATGCTAAATGAAATTTATACTAAGCAAAAACAACAATCAGATAAAAGCCTAGAAGTTTTAAAAAAAGATTTTACCACCATAAGAACTGGCAAAGTAAATATCAACATACTTGATCATGTTCATGTAGATTATTATGGTAGTGCAACTCCACTTAATCAAGTGGCAACAGTTTTAGCAACCGATGCTTCAACCATTAGTATCACTCCTTGGGAGAAATCTATGCTAAAAGCCATAGAAAGTGCTATTGCCGCAGCAAACATAGGGGTAAATCCAAACAATGATGGTGAAAGTGTGAAATTATTTTTCCCTCCTATGACAAGAGAACAAAGAGAAGAAAATGCTAAAAATGCCAAAGCTATGGGAGAAAAGGCTAAAGTAGCCATTAGAAACATTAGAAAAGATGCAAATGATGCGGTTAAAAAGCTAGAAAAAGATAAAGCAATTTCAGAAGATGAAGCCAAAAAAGCTTATGATGAAGTTCAAAAGCAAACCGATAGCTACACAGCAAAGGTAGATGAATTAGTTAAAAATAAAGAAGCGGAACTTTTAAAGGTTTAA
- a CDS encoding mechanosensitive ion channel family protein gives MNKIFKFILVFLCVNILYAQEKNILEDKNSIFALVQDYIELNLLLESFKNSDTNSTEFQDNIKEIEKQKTTILTTLPLKMVSQKIDDKEAKEFLKTKNVLQNSIKEAQNKKKYYEYVDNKIKFLNLTSAEYFYLCIFELEKVFAEGAQSQEIKNIIDKSIDALKEDFVFDFTLDKEKINNIEHLRALEISENNLRNTIKSYNEILVYLRNNANLLETNFLFTGLGLQNAINYINEQTSISSINIGKIVISIIVVALFYSLKFYLARILYFILIRLLGKKSANIEIKTHFLEKLQGPIGWFLFVYALGICFTILYYPAPVDIRISNVLSIIYVILTAWLVINIFDSYGMVVVAKLAEKSGKREVVNLIIKILYFIIIVIAVLFVLAHLGFNISALIASLGIGGLAVALAAKDIIANFFASVLLLFDNSFNQGDWVEISGIEGTIVEIGLRKTTIRTFDNSLVFLPNSTIMGTNIKNWSKRKVGRHVKLFVGVTYDAKPEQLEQCVEDIRYLLATSPLIAQVDDSALNHGGTRAKYRQNLVSVNDLEGYKNSTYVAVSGFGASSIDIEVYFYTKAVDAAGFRAARQSILLELMKIVERNKLSFAFPSQSLYIEKINKEDKEELLS, from the coding sequence ATGAATAAAATTTTTAAGTTTATTTTAGTGTTTTTGTGTGTTAATATCTTATATGCACAAGAAAAAAATATTTTGGAAGATAAGAATAGTATTTTTGCTTTGGTGCAAGATTATATAGAACTTAATTTGCTTTTGGAAAGTTTCAAAAACAGTGATACAAATAGTACTGAATTTCAAGATAATATAAAAGAAATAGAAAAGCAAAAAACAACAATATTAACAACATTGCCTTTAAAGATGGTTTCTCAAAAAATTGACGATAAGGAAGCTAAAGAATTTTTAAAAACAAAAAATGTTTTACAAAATAGTATTAAAGAGGCTCAAAACAAAAAAAAATATTATGAGTATGTAGATAATAAGATTAAATTTTTAAATTTAACATCTGCAGAATATTTTTATCTTTGTATATTTGAACTAGAAAAAGTTTTTGCAGAAGGAGCACAAAGTCAAGAGATAAAAAATATTATCGATAAAAGCATTGATGCACTTAAGGAAGATTTTGTATTTGATTTTACTTTAGATAAGGAAAAAATTAATAATATTGAACACTTGAGAGCTTTGGAAATAAGCGAAAATAATTTAAGAAATACTATTAAATCTTACAATGAAATCTTAGTATATCTGAGAAATAATGCAAATTTATTAGAAACAAATTTTTTATTTACCGGTTTAGGTTTGCAAAATGCTATTAATTATATCAATGAGCAAACTTCTATTAGTAGTATTAATATTGGAAAAATAGTTATTTCTATTATTGTGGTTGCTTTATTTTATTCTTTAAAATTCTATCTTGCGAGAATTTTATATTTTATTCTAATACGCTTACTTGGGAAAAAATCGGCTAATATAGAAATAAAAACCCATTTTTTAGAGAAACTTCAAGGACCAATCGGATGGTTTTTATTTGTATATGCTTTAGGCATATGTTTTACTATTCTTTACTATCCAGCTCCGGTAGATATAAGAATTAGCAATGTTTTATCTATAATTTATGTCATTTTAACTGCTTGGCTTGTAATTAATATTTTTGATAGTTATGGTATGGTTGTTGTAGCAAAGCTTGCAGAAAAAAGTGGCAAGCGCGAAGTAGTAAATTTAATTATTAAAATTTTATATTTTATAATTATAGTAATAGCTGTTTTGTTTGTTTTGGCGCATTTAGGATTTAATATTTCGGCATTAATTGCATCTTTAGGTATAGGTGGTTTAGCTGTAGCTTTGGCAGCTAAAGATATCATTGCAAATTTCTTTGCTTCAGTGCTTTTGCTTTTTGATAATAGTTTTAACCAAGGAGACTGGGTAGAAATTTCAGGTATAGAGGGAACTATAGTAGAAATTGGACTTAGAAAAACTACTATTAGAACTTTTGATAATTCTTTGGTTTTTTTACCAAATTCAACTATTATGGGAACAAATATTAAAAATTGGAGCAAGAGAAAAGTTGGTCGTCATGTAAAATTATTTGTTGGTGTAACTTATGATGCAAAACCTGAGCAACTCGAACAATGTGTGGAAGATATAAGATATTTATTGGCCACTAGTCCTTTAATAGCACAAGTTGATGATAGTGCGCTAAATCATGGTGGAACACGCGCTAAATATAGACAAAATCTAGTTTCAGTAAATGACTTAGAAGGGTACAAAAATAGTACTTATGTAGCCGTGAGTGGTTTTGGCGCAAGTTCTATTGATATAGAGGTGTATTTTTACACCAAAGCAGTGGATGCTGCAGGTTTTAGGGCAGCTAGACAAAGTATTTTACTTGAACTCATGAAAATTGTTGAGAGAAACAAACTTAGTTTTGCTTTTCCTTCGCAAAGTCTTTATATAGAAAAAATTAATAAAGAAGACAAAGAAGAGTTATTGTCTTAA
- a CDS encoding carbonic anhydrase beta, with product MKDLIEGALKFMQEDFKEHAELFESLKNKQNPHTLFIGCADSRVIPNLITNTGPGELFVIRNIGNIVPPYRIGDDFLATTSAIEYAFNSLHIKNIIVCGHSNCGGCAALYANENDLKNMPNVRKWLTLLEPIKNKVLKVAKDDLAMRSWMTEKMNLVNSLQNLLTYPGIEDALNKKEIELHAWYYIIETGEIYEYDFSFENFVLIQERIKKYE from the coding sequence TTGAAAGATTTGATCGAGGGTGCTTTAAAATTTATGCAAGAAGATTTTAAAGAACATGCAGAACTTTTTGAGAGTTTGAAAAATAAACAAAATCCCCATACGCTTTTTATAGGTTGTGCTGATTCAAGAGTGATACCAAATTTAATTACCAATACAGGTCCAGGAGAACTTTTTGTTATAAGAAATATAGGTAATATTGTTCCACCTTATAGAATAGGAGATGATTTTTTAGCAACTACTTCGGCTATTGAGTACGCTTTTAATTCTTTGCATATTAAAAATATTATAGTATGCGGACATAGTAATTGCGGGGGGTGTGCAGCTTTGTATGCCAATGAAAATGATTTAAAAAATATGCCAAATGTTAGAAAATGGCTTACCTTGCTTGAACCTATCAAAAATAAAGTTTTAAAAGTTGCAAAAGATGATTTAGCTATGAGATCTTGGATGACTGAGAAGATGAATTTGGTTAATTCTTTGCAAAATTTATTAACTTATCCAGGTATAGAGGATGCTTTAAATAAAAAGGAAATTGAACTTCATGCTTGGTATTATATCATAGAAACAGGTGAAATTTATGAGTATGATTTTAGTTTTGAAAATTTTGTTTTAATACAAGAGAGGATAAAAAAATATGAATAA
- a CDS encoding Bax inhibitor-1/YccA family protein has protein sequence MSLYDRDYSNSKTQEFEGYARSDLSIFIKQTYQLFAASLLAATAGAYIGIFALAHLFAQSQATFWILFIVEIGLLFALQWKKREAPLNLILLFAFTFVSGLTLTPLLYSVLALPAGASIIAQAFALTTVAFGALSVFAMNTKKDFTMMGKMLFVALIVIVVASLINIFFQSSLLSLAISGIGAILFSFYILYDTQNIIRGNYETPIEGAVALYLDFINLFISLLNILRSFNSR, from the coding sequence ATGAGTCTTTATGATAGAGATTATTCTAACTCTAAAACTCAAGAATTTGAAGGTTATGCTAGAAGTGATTTAAGCATTTTTATAAAACAAACCTATCAGCTTTTTGCTGCTTCATTATTAGCTGCAACAGCGGGTGCTTATATAGGAATTTTTGCTTTAGCACATCTATTTGCACAATCTCAAGCAACTTTTTGGATTTTATTTATCGTAGAAATTGGTTTATTGTTTGCATTACAATGGAAAAAAAGAGAAGCTCCGCTTAATTTAATTTTACTTTTTGCTTTTACTTTTGTTTCAGGACTTACTTTAACACCACTTTTATATTCAGTTTTAGCACTCCCTGCTGGAGCTAGTATCATCGCTCAAGCTTTTGCTTTAACAACAGTAGCTTTCGGTGCTTTAAGTGTATTTGCTATGAATACAAAAAAAGACTTTACTATGATGGGGAAAATGCTTTTTGTAGCTTTAATTGTTATCGTGGTAGCTTCTTTAATTAACATCTTTTTCCAAAGCTCGCTTTTAAGTTTAGCTATTTCTGGTATTGGTGCAATTTTATTCTCTTTTTATATTCTTTATGATACTCAAAACATCATTAGAGGAAACTATGAAACACCAATCGAAGGTGCAGTTGCACTTTATCTTGATTTTATCAATCTTTTTATTTCTCTTCTTAATATTTTAAGAAGCTTCAATAGTAGATAA